In Tachysurus vachellii isolate PV-2020 chromosome 24, HZAU_Pvac_v1, whole genome shotgun sequence, the sequence tctttttttcagttccAGTCTAAGGCAAGGTTACACTATTTGCCCACCACAAACACAACTCACTTTGTGATCAACACAGTGTATTTCTACCCCATATACTACCTGGTCCTGCCACCCTACTTCTACCCCCAACCGTCAGTGATGGAGACTTATAAAGATCAGCGCTTCCTCCCATCTCCCCAGCCAATTCCGTCCAAAAGTAGACACACATTGGTAAGAACTAAAAGAAGGggtacagtaaaaaataaaaacaattgttCTTCTAATGGTGTCTCCATATATTAACTCCACATGTTTTACACCTATATGATCTCTAAAAGCTTTACAATTTAACTCCATCTTGTATTTAAAACAGATTAGAATTCAGGACCCTATTGATGACCAAGACTCTTTTGGGAGAAAGAGACATCTTCACTCGAGACGGCATTTTCACCTGAGGTGTTATCTCCACCCAAAATGGTGTCTCCGCCTGAGCCAGTGACTCTGCATGAGCCGATGTCTCCACCTGAGATGGTCTTGCTGTCCAAACCGGTGTCTCCACCAAAGTCTGTGTCTCCACCCGAGATGGTGTCTCCATCCGAGCCATTGTCTCCACCAGAGCCTGTGTCTCCACCCGAGATGGTGTCTCTATCCGAGCCTGTGTCTCCACCCGAGATGGTGTCTCCATCCGAGCCAATGTCACCACCAGAGCCCGTGTCTCCACCCGAGATGGTGTCTCCATCCGAGATGGTGTCTCCATCCAAGCCAGTGTCACCACCAGAGCCCGTGTCTCTGCCTGAG encodes:
- the LOC132839888 gene encoding uncharacterized protein LOC132839888, with translation MVSPPEPVTLHEPMSPPEMVLLSKPVSPPKSVSPPEMVSPSEPLSPPEPVSPPEMVSLSEPVSPPEMVSPSEPMSPPEPVSPPEMVSPSEMVSPSKPVSPPEPVSLPEMVTPPETVSLFEPVSPPDPVTPMESVSLPETVSPPKTVSPPEPQLKPVTPECEPQLISDLLFTTLMWEEILDPLDEEEAEQQKLA